The Triticum aestivum cultivar Chinese Spring chromosome 3A, IWGSC CS RefSeq v2.1, whole genome shotgun sequence genome includes a region encoding these proteins:
- the LOC123060010 gene encoding repressor of RNA polymerase III transcription MAF1 homolog: MKLLEYTPFDRVNVFLDQLNLGDCTIRGSLEAFSCKHAGNDRRLSISLEHEILDYLGKSSDSDPPSPVEHLSCRSSRKTLIYLVLTLGHMYPDYDFSAVRAHLFFKEEDMESFKQMLDNYLSEASRLWAARNEGSSLLDSMTKAIDEVIKIRECDIYSYNPDSDGDPFLEKGAIWSVNFFFYNRKLKRVVSFRCCCTSKFAGDDFLAGALSDGEEEDALIDMDI; the protein is encoded by the exons ATGAAGCTTTTAGAATACACCCCGTTCGACCG TGTAAATGTGTTCCTCGATCAACTAAACCTTGGTGATTGTACAATTAGGGGAAGCCTTGAAGCCTTCTCAT GCAAGCATGCAGGAAATGATCGCCGGCTTTCAATCAGCCTGGAACATGAG ATTCTTGATTACCTCGGCAAATCTTCTGATAGTGATCCTCCTTCACCTGTGGAGCATTTGTCTTGTAGATCTAG CCGGAAAACGTTGATATATCTAGTTCTCACTCTTGGCCATATGTATCCAGATTATGATTTCAG TGCTGTTCGGGCACACCTATTCTTCAAAGAAGAAGACATGGAAAGTTTCAAGCAGATGCTAGACAACTACTTATCGGAGGCTTCTAGG CTCTGGGCAGCAAGAAATGAAGGCAGTTCACTTCTGGACAGTATGACTAAAGCTATTGATGAG GTTATCAAAATCAGGGAGTGTGACATCTACAGCTACAACCCAGACTCTGACGGAGACCCATTTCTAGAGAAAGGGGCCAT ATGGTCGGTCAACTTTTTCTTCTACAACCGGAAGCTAAAGCGAGTAGTGAGCTTTCGCTGCTGCTGTACTAG CAAATTTGCAGGAGATGACTTCCTTGCTGGTGCACTCTCAGATGGCGAGGAGGAAGATGCGTTGATCGACATGGACATATGA